DNA sequence from the Saimiri boliviensis isolate mSaiBol1 chromosome 5, mSaiBol1.pri, whole genome shotgun sequence genome:
atactgtgcccagctattaaaatgtagtttttaatccTAGAAGAAACCTACACTGCAATTCCTCACTTTGTAGATGTGGAAACAAGAGGTCCAAAGGGTATGTCTTATGTTTATTTTGAGTCCCACATACATCTTTATCACCACAGTGAACACACAGAATTGTAATTATTTCACACTGGAGTATGAAATTTGCAGAAATGCCATTACCAAATGTATCTTAACAGACACAAACTCAATCAATAGGAAAGTTAATTTAAAAGCTCTGTGAAAATTACTGAATACAGTGCATCAACAGAACATCCTATAATTAATATTCATCAAAATCTCCTCTAACATATCtccaaataaacaaattaaacacAGATTTTACCCACCTCCCGTATGACTTGCTGCAGCTCATCTTGCTCCACATTTTTATGCATTTCCTCAGCAGCTGGCATTACTGGGAGTTTTCCATGCCCTTCTTCCACTTCAGATTTAGGTCCTCTAACCTCTAGGGCTTCTTCAGCTGCATCAACTTCCTCAGAACTTTCCAAATCTGGAGGTGTCTGTACAGAGCCTGTTCTAGAAGGAGCCGTTGGCGTTAGAGCCACCGATGCGCGGAATACTTTCTTCCTCGCCACTAATGGGGTTTTGGGTTTGCCCACTGATGCAGTAGAAGGTACTCCAGTTTTTTTATTAGCATGAGAGGGACCAGAACATACAGAAGATGATTCTGATGTTGCTTGGGAAAAAACAGATTCTGAGCTTTCTCCAGGAGGAATTTCAAATCCCATTTCTCCAAGTCCCAGGCCCAATTCAGACTTCAGGTATGACTGTTCCTGTATCAGTTCGGTGACCTGGAGTttataaaaaaatgttatttttctctcttgaaatTAAGATTGGTAGCTAAAAAGAAAGTTAATGTCCTGGTTGTTACTACTGCCCAAAATCACATAATTTGTAAAGACATAAACCTATTCTATTAATTTAGTAACTACTCAAATTTGTAAAAATAGTAAGTGAAATTTAAGTTCCTACTGAGATCAAGCAACAAAACAGGTAACCAGAATGCATAGTAGGATGAAATTTTAACTTGTTACCACTAAGGTGTCCAAATCACTTGTAAGGAAGAGTAGTGAAAAACAGCTACTCATAGTGCTTTTGCCTCAAAATGAACCAGTCTGTCTAACACATAATAAAAGTCGGTTTCTGTTAAAAACTTAGTCATATTACAGTTCTAACTACCTAAAGAACCCAGGATCATACCACAAAAGCACATTTCTCCAGAAGTGTAAATTAAACATctaatgttttttaaagacagggtctttctctgtcacccaggctggagtgcagtggcacaatcagagctcactatagacttgagctcctgggctcaagtgatcctcccaccttggccttctgagtacctgggactacaggcacacaacaccatgcatggctaatttttaaagagaaagggtctcactttgttgactaggctggtctcaaactcctggcttgaagcaatcctcccaccccggcCACCTaaataaagtgctgggattataggcacgaggcACTGTACATGCTTTTTATGGTCCATTACCTCAAAAAGATAAACCACTATTTCATATAAGATGGCTTTCTAGTGGCTTATGACACAGTGGACTTTCAAGAGTGCCAAACTCCCTTCCAATCAACTATAATTTatcaaattatgtatttaaaacacacatacatttaaTCTAAACTAGGGAAACTATGTGTCTGTGAAATGTTGTATTATTCCCTTTCCCAgtgatttaaaaggaaagaagcttACTGGTTCCATTATATTCGATGGAGAAGGGCATGACAAGTTATCAGCGCTTCTACTGCCACACATTCCCtgaaaagttaagaaaaacacacatatatatatatatacacacacatacacacacacacacacacacatatatatttatatataatgtacatatatacattatatataaatgtacattatattttttcaaattgcaagagtttcataataaaattaattgaCTAATTAGTGCCTGGAAGCATCCCTTCATGTCACAAAGGTTACCTCAAGTGTTACAGATCCCATAATATGCGTTATTGTGAATTAAAACTGATACACTATGCACAGAGGACGTTCTAGTTCTCCACTATCACCAACACACGCTTCTCAGAATGACAGATGAAAACCATGTTGAAAAGTATATTCATTAGCAATACAGATATTCTTATTCTATgctatacatacatgtgtgtgtatacacaggtTTATTCTACTTCATTTgtagtatatacacacataagtgtatgtgtgcatattcatttttttcattttaacaatgtcAAATACACTGTTAAGAATAATTCACTATTTCAGCATCTCAAAGCAATATATTCTACAACTTCAAAgatattctcaaaaataaaaatgcaactatTGAAGTTCAAATGTCATGGAAAGAAACATTAGAAGTATAAAAAGTGGtacaaaaaatgtttctttttattctcttggatatatagctctatctacatatatataggaaaatatatatgtatcgaTACTTacataagaaaatacatatgtGCTATTtgattcctttaaaaacaaatggaaaagaataaaaaataaagaaaaagtttaaacacatatttatttaatggtaagaaagaaaaaaaatgagcaaaatacgTATTTGTGTTCTCTGCAGTTACATGCAGCTAGTAAAATTTCCAATAGTCATATATTAATTCACTATCATTTTTCCTTTAGAAACCCTCAACTTTTGTATTAACCCTTATTCTTtccaattattaaaatttatcattaaaaCTTTGCCATATTTCTAAACATACTATTTATGACAATTATTACAAATTGTAAATTGTACATTCAACTGATTTGTGGGAAAGTTCCTTAAAGAGTATGCATGCTTTTAATACgattaaaataaatgacttgaaATGAAGGCACATGTCCTAAATTATTGGAACACTATAAATAAACCTTGGGTGAAAACTCTGACCACCCTCCAGGTAGCGTACCAGGAGTGCGGAGGAGCGGAAGGGTGAAGGCATGCGCGCAGCACGAAGCTGCTCCTCCAGGCCCAGCAGGCGCTCCTCCAGCTGCAGTTCCAGGTCCTGAAGTTCCAATCGGACGGAATTTCTCAAGCCCTGGAGCTGATCAACTTCAAACCTATTGGTATGTTGAAGGGCACAAAGTTTGAAAAATGCAGTTGGGAGATTCCTAATCGCAAATCTTTCAACAACTGCTATATGCTAACAGAAGGTCCTGACATCTCAGGTTCTGTAAATTAGTCCAACATCAACTACAATAGGTATACCCACTAGGACACCGATCTTTCTTCCCTTATCCTCTCACAAATATCTCAAACACTGGACCCTGAAGATACTGAAGGCACACAAGTTTACTTAGTAAAACACTATGTATGACTAATTTTACCTACACTGGTTCACAAAACAGACACAAAGTATACAGCAGTAGAATCAAAACCTAATTTCAAAAAACGTTAAGTTGAAAAGACTTTGAATGAAAAGCTTTTTGAGCTGTGCTAAGACAAAATGAACTTTTACCTTTCCTCCTCAGTCATATGGTGATAAACCATGCTTTGCTGACGCAGCATTGCCAATTCCAAATCCATCATTTGTGTTCTAAACAAATTCAGGCTCCGCCTCATTACCTGGAGCTCCTGAAAAGTATTCTAGAATGCAAGAGAAGAAAATTACACTTCTAAATTCTACAAATTGTTTTGGAAAACAAAGATGTAAGTAAGAACTTACTTCATAAAGAGGTAGAACAGATGATTTCTGAGTACTATATGGAGCAGCAGCAAGATCAGGTCCTCTCATCATAGGGTacttcaaaaaagtaaaagtaggATTAAAATCAATGTTAAAGTGACTACTTCCAAATTACTTAAGAGGTTAAAAAGGCAGAATTTGGGgcatacatatttttctctttagggTAAAAGGATCCAAAAATCCTTCATATTGtaagcaggaaaaaagaaatcagtccTCAATGACATCTACTACTGCTAGCAGTTCCAAGTATAAGCCAACCTATGTGGGAGGAGGAGGCGAAGGAACATACATAGTTCAGATCTATTTCTTTCAGGGCTTCCTTCTTACCtggagaaagtttaaaaaaaaaaaaaaaactcaaaaatgtaGAAGCCCTTGCAAATATCATCATGAGATTATAGTGATTATTAACTTGGCTGGAAAGAGTAGCATGCAATCATCATCGTCTTTCTTAGACATCTGAGCACTTCCTATATCCCACTATTTTAAGCAGtgagataaaaacataaaaggtATTCCTAGCCTTCAGGTGTCCTCACAgtgtaaggaaaaataaagggaactttaaaaaaagtataatacTGTGGAAAGAGTGCTATGATGAACACACAAAAATTCAGATGACATGAACTTTCCAAAAGTGATGACACTACTTGAACTGGGCCTTAACAGTAAGTAGGGCTTGCTTATGCAAAGAAAGGCAAAGGCAGGGTgattcaggtttaaaaaaaaagcgggggtggGCGTggcttgtagtctcagcactttgggaggccaaggcaagaggatcacttaagcccacgagttcaaggctgcagggagctgtgatcacaccgctGTCTCCAGCACTCATGTGGGTGACAAAcagaaacttcattttttttaatttaaaacaaaacgaaacaaaataaaagacagcATGTGCAGATCCCTAAGAAAACACAACTGTTTAGAGCCCTGTGCATAGTTCTCCAGGATGGGTGGAACACACAGCTAAAAAATAAGGCTGGACAAGTCAGAGACCACATCAAAGAAAGCATCTGTCTACTAGTGTGCGGTGGGGTGGGCATGGGGAGATTTACTAGCTGAGTTATTGCTGGGACATCCAGGAGAAAGAGACTacagctgaagcagaagaacaaGGTGGCCTAGAAACAAAAGATGTACCACGAGGGTGCAGGTGGACAGGGCCCTGGAAATCCCCGGCTTGACATAATTATAGTTGCAAGGTTAAATATCTCTGTCACAGACAGAACAACATTTTCTAAGGAGGAACAAGAAACACCCACATTCTGGTTAAACAGAAAACTGTTTGGGGACAACTGTCATGAGGATAAAACCTACAGTTAAGAGAAGGTGTATCTTACTATAAACTTGAGAAGTTACACCTTTGATTTTTACTTTCCAAGTGGCTCCTGTCTACTATGTCATGATGATAAGAGATCTATTACATTCATTCTAGGGCCTCCTGACTCCTTGTTGAATGCTCTCATGACTATATTACATTGCTATTTTCTTCAATCTCCCAATTGTCTAAATACGATGTGTTCAGAGagaattttcaagaaaatgtaaaaggcaaaacTGAAGACAACTCacttattttcaaagatttttctgaaaaattatttccagtCCACTAACAAATGAGAATGGTGACTTTAAAAGTGACAAGACACGCAGAGCGTTTTAAATCAAATTCACActttacctgatttttttttttctggtctggAGTAGTTCCAGTCTTTGAGTCCAGTGGAAGCAGACTAACTCTGTGCACAGCATCGGGGGTCAGTAGGTGAAGGGAAAAGCTTAGTCAGAGAGCTACGAGCAGAACCAGGAGAACGTGGTGCCACAGAAGCCAACAGGGAGAAaacttagaaaaggaaaaggtaGTCAACATGTTcaaacagcagagaaaaaaagagaaagtacttTGAGAGGGAAGATTTCTTAATAATAGAAATGACTTGACCAAGATTGTAGACTAAAACAATGACAACGGATGATAGACTAAAAATGGGAGGATAACTAATGAACAGAATCTCTCTTCTAGGAAAGGAGACAGACTATGAGCAGAGAAATCGACTTTAATCAGAATTAGTTACAGCTTCTCCCTGGAAACAGGAGGGAAGGTAGAAAAGGAGGGGAGATGCAGTAAGTTTGGGCATGTCAGAAAATAAAGCTAAGGTAGCTTTTATTTCACACTTGATGAGTCTTAGGTTCTCTGTGAATTAAGAAGTGCTcagagcaataaaagaaaaaagctaataaaAGATTTACTTTTTCTCATACCTGTGAAAGATTCTGCAGTGAGTTTCTAATATCGTGTAATACTCTTCGCAACTGCATTTCTATGGCTGAAGGAGGACTCACAGAGCACACTCGGTAAGGGTAGGTGGCATGTCTATGTGAGTAAGGACACCCAAAAGGGGAAGCGAAGGCACTACAGGCAACCCCTGATATGTTGGGCACACTGTGAGTGCTCAGAGTTCTTGTGTGCTCACACAGGGGCCTTTCTTGCCACTCAGAGTGGATGGAGTGAAGGGAGCAGGTGGACTGAGACATTGGTGGTGGAGCAAGCCGTGAACAGGTGGGAGTCCTTCCATGATGGCAGTCCTCCATGCGTGGTGCCTCACTCTGGGGGGCTTCTTCTTTCTTCACAGATGATGGAGAGATGAAAATGGTCGATTTAACTAAAGACTGACCATCATGTTCCACTACCCCTTTTTCCAATTCCTGCTCCTCTTCAGGTGTGTACTTGTAGGTGAAGGAAGGTGGGCTGCATCTGGTCTCTTTTCCTGGAGATAATCGAACATTGACAGAGGACACAACCCTTACTGGGCTCAATAAGGTGGTTGGTAAAGACTGAGACCTTCTAAGAGGATAGCCAGCTTTTGCAAATAAGTACCTTTGTTTTAACACATCTTTTGATTTTAGCAGGCTACGCCCTATTCTTTGATTAGACAGACTGCACATCTTCATTTGAGCTCTTTGCAAAGCTGTATTAACTCTGTCTACAGAAGAGGGAGgccctgttttattttcagagctCACATCACTGCATTTAGCTTCAATAGAAGCCAATGATTTCGGAATATGGTGTGTGATATACTGAGTAAATTCACATTCACTGCTTTTATCCACATCACTTTCAGCACTTGCTTCCCTCAGTAGCTCTACCGTCTCTGCTGGAAACAAATCCTCTTTCACTTCAGTAATTTCAGTAACGTGATCCCCCGGACTACAGGTGGACTGTTTATTTCCTGGATTCTCAATGGTCTTGCACTGAGGGAAATCCTGGCTGCCTGATTTTCTTTTGTCAGCAACTGCTGCTGCcaccttctctcttcccttctgaaGAGGGATGAGAGACTCCTCCTCTGATTCATTAAAATACGGCTGGTCGTGTGCTGCCGGTGTGGCAAGGTCTTCACCAAATGACGTAACTGTTGTCTCACTGTCACAACTATCAGCACTACTCCCCATGGCCTGCAAGGACTCCTGAACCTGTGGAAAGGAAACAGGTGGAAAGATAAAGAATCTATGTAAGAAGAATCACTAACAAGATACCAAACCGACATGGTGCTTCTGTAATTTCAATGTCTCCAGCACACTTGTGGCCCTGCTGCTGATCAAAATTGTTTTACTGCCCCTGAGCAGCAACCACAGTcatcccccttcccctccctttgtcaCAAAGATTATTTCAGAACTTCACTGTTTTCCTAAAATTCCCTTTCCAACAACCTCCCTGTTTCAATACAACACACTGACTCACAGAGAAAATGGACAAACATTTCCTAATGTTCTGCCCCAACATCTATTAACTTCCTTGTATCTCTCCCCATCATTCCCCCTTCTCTCCAATCTAAAAGGAaaccattctttttttcaaaGCGAAGCCCTCCAACCTTGGTTCCTGATCACAGCCTCTCCAAGACCAGCATATCTCTCCAGTTTCATCCCAGATTTTTCTGAGTCAATTCTTCTCTTATAGTTGCTTCCCTTAGCTGAACAACTTTCCCAAGTCATTCCATGttattataaaaagacaaaaagacccCTCACTCTGACGCTgtcattcttatttaaaaaagaggCAACATTCCTATCTTATCTTCCTTATCTTCTAAAAGTttctcctccatctcccagtGTTTCTGTACACTTGATTATATGACTCTTTTCTGTTTACCCCTTAAATGCTATGTTCTTAAAGGCTCTTTTGGTGTTCTTTTTCTTATcccaattttctttaaaatatgcttaCAGATGTTTGAAATGGTTTTTGTGTGCATTCTGTGTACTCTACATATAGACTATAAACTTCTTGAGGATAAAGATGTGCCTGTTCTCTGGCACATCTAGCATAAAAATCAGTATAATTAGCCTAGCATAAAAATTAgtatgagccgggcgcggtggctcacgcctgtaatcccagcactttgggaggccgaggagggtggatcacgaggtcaagagatcgagaccatcctggtcaacatggtgaaacccccatctct
Encoded proteins:
- the ITPRID2 gene encoding protein ITPRID2 isoform X1: MDRPLTGSAEAEEELEWQVASRRRKAWAKCRSSWQASETEDLSTEATTQDEDEDEEEDLPGAQLPAAAGRGNVPNEKIAIWLKDCRTPLGASLDEQSSNTLKGVLVRNGGSFEDDLSLGAEANHLHESDAQIENCNNILAKERRLQFHQKGRSMNSTGSGKSSGTVSSVSELLELYEEDPEEILYNLGFGRDEPDIASKIPSRFFNSSSFAKGIDIKVFLSAQMQRMEVENPNYALTSRFRQIEVLTTVANAFSSLYSQVSGTPLQRIGSMSSVTSNKETDSPPPLTRSNTANRLMKTLSKLNLCVDKTEKGEGSSPSPAVDKGKILNVSVIEESGNKNDQKSQKIIKKKESSSMLATVKEEVLGSSAAVTENADSDRISHEANSNFNQETENEQSKETPSYEKKLGEESGIIESKSGSDFNISRLSELENSSELQSVHVSAPEKEPCAPLTIPSIRNIMTQQKDSFEMEEVQSTEGEAPHVPATYQLGLTKSKRDHLLRTASQHSDSSGFAEDSTDCLSLNHLQVQESLQAMGSSADSCDSETTVTSFGEDLATPAAHDQPYFNESEEESLIPLQKGREKVAAAVADKRKSGSQDFPQCKTIENPGNKQSTCSPGDHVTEITEVKEDLFPAETVELLREASAESDVDKSSECEFTQYITHHIPKSLASIEAKCSDVSSENKTGPPSSVDRVNTALQRAQMKMCSLSNQRIGRSLLKSKDVLKQRYLFAKAGYPLRRSQSLPTTLLSPVRVVSSVNVRLSPGKETRCSPPSFTYKYTPEEEQELEKGVVEHDGQSLVKSTIFISPSSVKKEEAPQSEAPRMEDCHHGRTPTCSRLAPPPMSQSTCSLHSIHSEWQERPLCEHTRTLSTHSVPNISGVACSAFASPFGCPYSHRHATYPYRVCSVSPPSAIEMQLRRVLHDIRNSLQNLSQYPMMRGPDLAAAPYSTQKSSVLPLYENTFQELQVMRRSLNLFRTQMMDLELAMLRQQSMVYHHMTEEERFEVDQLQGLRNSVRLELQDLELQLEERLLGLEEQLRAARMPSPFRSSALLESNSTYVFSYGMCGSRSADNLSCPSPSNIMEPVTELIQEQSYLKSELGLGLGEMGFEIPPGESSESVFSQATSESSSVCSGPSHANKKTGVPSTASVGKPKTPLVARKKVFRASVALTPTAPSRTGSVQTPPDLESSEEVDAAEEALEVRGPKSEVEEGHGKLPVMPAAEEMHKNVEQDELQQVIREIKESIVGEIRREIVSGLLAAVSSSKASNSKQDNH
- the ITPRID2 gene encoding protein ITPRID2 isoform X2, with translation MDRPLTGSAEAEEELEWQVASRRRKAWAKCRSSWQASETEDLSTEATTQDEDEDEEEDLPGAQLPAAAGRGNVPNEKIAIWLKDCRTPLGASLDEQSSNTLKGVLVRNGGSFEDDLSLGAEANHLHESDAQIENCNNILAKERRLQFHQKGRSMNSTGSGKSSGTVSSVSELLELYEEDPEEILYNLGFGRDEPDIASKIPSRFFNSSSFAKGIDIKVFLSAQMQRMEVENPNYALTSRFRQIEVLTTVANAFSSLYSQVSGTPLQRIGSMSSVTSNKETDSPPPLTRSNTANRLMKTLSKLNLCVDKTEKGEGSSPSPAVDKGKILNVSVIEESGNKNDQKSQKIIKKKESSSMLATVKEEVLGSSAAVTENADSDRISHEANSNFNQETENEQSKETPSYEKKLGEESGIIESKSGSDFNISRLSELENSSELQSVHVSAPEKEPCAPLTIPSIRNIMTQQKDSFEMEEVQSTEGEAPHVPATYQLGLTKSKRDHLLRTASQHSDSSGFAEDSTDCLSLNHLQVQESLQAMGSSADSCDSETTVTSFGEDLATPAAHDQPYFNESEEESLIPLQKGREKVAAAVADKRKSGSQDFPQCKTIENPGNKQSTCSPGDHVTEITEVKEDLFPAETVELLREASAESDVDKSSECEFTQYITHHIPKSLASIEAKCSDVSSENKTGPPSSVDRVNTALQRAQMKMCSLSNQRIGRSLLKSKDVLKQRYLFAKAGYPLRRSQSLPTTLLSPVRVVSSVNVRLSPGKETRCSPPSFTYKYTPEEEQELEKGVVEHDGQSLVKSTIFISPSSVKKEEAPQSEAPRMEDCHHGRTPTCSRLAPPPMSQSTCSLHSIHSEWQERPLCEHTRTLSTHSVPNISGVACSAFASPFGCPYSHRHATYPYRVCSVSPPSAIEMQLRRVLHDIRNSLQNLSQYPMMRGPDLAAAPYSTQKSSVLPLYENTFQELQVMRRSLNLFRTQMMDLELAMLRQQSMVYHHMTEEERFEVDQLQGLRNSVRLELQDLELQLEERLLGLEEQLRAARMPSPFRSSALLGMCGSRSADNLSCPSPSNIMEPVTELIQEQSYLKSELGLGLGEMGFEIPPGESSESVFSQATSESSSVCSGPSHANKKTGVPSTASVGKPKTPLVARKKVFRASVALTPTAPSRTGSVQTPPDLESSEEVDAAEEALEVRGPKSEVEEGHGKLPVMPAAEEMHKNVEQDELQQVIREIKESIVGEIRREIVSGLLAAVSSSKASNSKQDNH
- the ITPRID2 gene encoding protein ITPRID2 isoform X3, giving the protein MDRPLTGSAEAEEELEWQVASRRRKAWAKCRSSWQASETEDLSTEATTQDEDEDEEEDLPGAQLPAAAGRGNVPNEKIAIWLKDCRTPLGASLDEQSSNTLKGVLVRNGGSFEDDLSLGAEANHLHESDAQIENCNNILAKERRLQFHQKGRSMNSTGSGKSSGTVSSVSELLELYEEDPEEILYNLGFGRDEPDIASKIPSRFFNSSSFAKGIDIKVFLSAQMQRMEVENPNYALTSRFRQIEVLTTVANAFSSLYSQVSGTPLQRIGSMSSVTSNKETDSPPPLTRSNTANRLMKTLSKLNLCVDKTEKGEGSSPSPAVDKGKILNVSVIEESGNKNDQKSQKIIKKKESSSMLATVKEEVLGSSAAVTENADSDRISHEANSNFNQETENEQSKETPSYEKKLGEESGIIESKSGSDFNISRLSELENSSELQSVHVSAPEKEPCAPLTIPSIRNIMTQQKDSFEMEEVQSTEGEAPHVPATYQLGLTKSKRDHLLRTASQHSDSSGFAEDSTDCLSLNHLQVQESLQAMGSSADSCDSETTVTSFGEDLATPAAHDQPYFNESEEESLIPLQKGREKVAAAVADKRKSGSQDFPQCKTIENPGNKQSTCSPGDHVTEITEVKEDLFPAETVELLREASAESDVDKSSECEFTQYITHHIPKSLASIEAKCSDVSSENKTGPPSSVDRVNTALQRAQMKMCSLSNQRIGRSLLKSKDVLKQRYLFAKAGYPLRRSQSLPTTLLSPVRVVSSVNVRLSPGKETRCSPPSFTYKYTPEEEQELEKGVVEHDGQSLVKSTIFISPSSVKKEEAPQSEAPRMEDCHHGRTPTCSRLAPPPMSQSTCSLHSIHSEWQERPLCEHTRTLSTHSVPNISGVACSAFASPFGCPYSHRHATYPYRVCSVSPPSAIEMQLRRVLHDIRNSLQNLSQYPMMRGPDLAAAPYSTQKSSVLPLYENTFQELQVMRRSLNLFRTQMMDLELAMLRQQSMVYHHMTEEERFEVDQLQGLRNSVRLELQDLELQLEERLLGLEEQLRAARMPSPFRSSALLGMCGSRSADNLSCPSPSNIMEPVTELIQEQSYLKSELGLGLGEMGFEIPPGESSESVFSQATSESSSVCSGPSHANKKTGVPSTASVGKPKTPLVARKKVFRASVALTPTAPSRTGSVQTPPDLESSEEVDAAEEALEVRGPKSEVEEGHGKLPVMPAAEEMHKNVEQDELQQVIREVGMDPISCVILELPMIDTGGGVTCALEDTCC